Proteins from one Desulforhopalus sp. genomic window:
- a CDS encoding response regulator: MTGLFSEVVTPVSQVKELLAYLEENLPGLEVLAVTDDGSHIPENQASSFPGGQAEGKAKFGCQQSGIDQPLFAGGKLSLTIPLPALKATLFCSTEPEDFRSKGMEGLLRLAIQGYFNQKEVEQLHKKITIQKNQFKRKFQVMDEKHQKMLEEAQRSYLTIQEQQDNYSRTLKSEIEKQTHELRKSKTDAEAANVAKSQFLASMSHEIRTPMNGVIGFTDMLLATELDEEQKDFALTIKRSGESLLSLINDILDFSKVEAGQMTLEYIDFDPEITAHDVCELIRPRVVNKPIEVLCRIDDLLPANIKGDPGRFRQVLVNLLGNAAKFTEKGELELSIEVAEETPDTITILSKIRDTGIGIAEDKFTSIFEAFKQADGTTTRKYGGTGLGLTICRKIAGLMNGKVWVESTPGVGTTFLFTAVMQKSSIQLSHRPTVENLMGKKVLIVDDNRANNEILRGMLEKAEMQVMTLLDSTTAIAELIRAEKEGKPFDAAILDLQMPFISGYDLATRIRTAKLANPALPLLAYTSSTERVALRCKEAGFTAFLTKPARRNILLRTLSRILGAKEDAQQPSEDKKLVTQYSLREELKQSVRILLAEDNPVNQKLAMVMLSKAGYKVTIVANGKLAVEAFTKNPESFDTILMDIQMPEMDGYEATRQIRRQGFTDIPIIAMTANAMKGDKELCLEAGMNDYMTKPIKREIVFQVLERWLQLQN, encoded by the coding sequence ATGACCGGTCTTTTCAGTGAAGTTGTCACCCCCGTTAGTCAAGTCAAGGAACTGCTCGCCTACCTGGAAGAGAATCTTCCAGGCCTGGAAGTACTTGCCGTCACCGATGACGGATCACATATCCCCGAGAATCAAGCCTCCTCATTTCCCGGGGGGCAAGCAGAGGGAAAAGCGAAGTTCGGCTGCCAACAATCGGGCATTGACCAGCCTCTGTTTGCCGGCGGCAAACTTTCCCTCACCATCCCCCTTCCCGCCTTAAAGGCCACCCTCTTCTGCAGCACGGAGCCGGAAGATTTTCGTTCAAAAGGCATGGAAGGCCTTCTCCGCCTAGCAATCCAGGGGTATTTCAACCAAAAAGAAGTTGAACAGCTGCACAAGAAAATCACCATTCAAAAAAACCAATTCAAGCGTAAATTCCAGGTAATGGATGAAAAACACCAAAAAATGCTGGAAGAGGCGCAACGCAGCTACCTGACCATCCAGGAACAACAGGACAACTACTCCCGAACGCTCAAATCGGAGATAGAAAAACAAACCCATGAACTCCGCAAATCGAAAACCGATGCGGAGGCGGCAAACGTAGCGAAAAGTCAATTCCTCGCCTCGATGAGCCATGAGATCCGCACGCCCATGAATGGGGTCATCGGCTTCACCGACATGCTGCTGGCAACCGAGCTGGATGAGGAGCAGAAGGATTTCGCCCTGACCATCAAGCGCTCCGGCGAGTCTCTCCTGTCACTTATCAATGATATCCTTGACTTTTCCAAGGTCGAGGCCGGGCAAATGACCCTTGAGTATATCGATTTCGATCCGGAAATAACCGCCCATGATGTCTGCGAGTTGATCCGTCCCCGGGTTGTCAACAAACCCATTGAGGTCCTTTGCCGCATCGACGATCTATTACCGGCAAACATCAAGGGCGATCCGGGCAGGTTCCGGCAAGTGCTCGTCAACCTCCTTGGCAATGCCGCAAAATTTACCGAGAAAGGCGAATTGGAGCTCAGTATCGAGGTCGCTGAGGAAACCCCTGATACCATTACCATCCTGTCGAAGATCCGCGACACCGGGATCGGTATCGCCGAAGATAAATTCACTTCAATCTTCGAGGCCTTCAAGCAAGCGGACGGCACAACCACCAGAAAATACGGCGGTACCGGTCTTGGCCTGACCATATGCCGGAAAATAGCCGGCCTCATGAACGGCAAGGTCTGGGTAGAATCAACGCCGGGGGTAGGAACAACCTTTCTCTTCACCGCCGTCATGCAGAAGTCATCCATCCAGCTTTCGCACCGGCCTACCGTCGAAAATCTCATGGGCAAAAAGGTCCTCATCGTCGATGACAATCGGGCCAACAACGAAATCCTCCGAGGGATGCTGGAAAAGGCGGAGATGCAGGTAATGACCCTTCTCGACAGCACAACCGCCATAGCCGAACTCATCCGTGCCGAAAAAGAAGGAAAACCCTTTGATGCGGCCATTCTCGATTTGCAGATGCCCTTTATCTCCGGCTATGACCTGGCAACCCGGATCCGAACGGCAAAACTTGCCAATCCGGCCCTGCCCCTTCTTGCCTACACATCGTCTACGGAAAGAGTGGCACTGCGGTGCAAGGAGGCCGGATTCACCGCCTTTCTCACCAAGCCGGCCCGGCGCAACATCCTCCTTCGCACCCTGTCGCGGATTCTCGGCGCCAAGGAAGACGCTCAACAGCCTTCCGAGGACAAAAAACTTGTCACCCAGTATTCACTGCGTGAGGAGCTGAAGCAATCGGTGCGAATTCTCCTTGCCGAAGACAATCCGGTCAATCAAAAGCTGGCGATGGTGATGCTTTCCAAGGCCGGCTATAAGGTTACCATAGTAGCCAATGGCAAACTGGCGGTGGAGGCCTTCACCAAAAATCCCGAATCGTTCGACACCATCCTCATGGACATCCAGATGCCGGAAATGGACGGCTATGAAGCGACGCGACAGATCCGCCGGCAGGGTTTTACCGATATCCCGATTATCGCCATGACCGCCAATGCCATGAAGGGCGATAAGGAACTATGCCTTGAGGCAGGAATGAACGACTATATGACCAAGCCGATCAAGAGAGAGATCGTCTTTCAGGTCCTTGAACGATGGCTGCAACTACAAAACTGA
- a CDS encoding YihY/virulence factor BrkB family protein, whose translation MKTPPPTPPSCHSRLQAWADRSHSTSFSGSGLWRVVVRLLLITATEFDKNALSMRSAALTYTVLLSLVPILAMSTAVVKGLGGGDQLRKAAHSYIDTLVERGGKSPGQTQNSPLLTKTEVPEHPISLTSHLRSAVDQLFDYVDRTNFATLGTLGVVGILLSVILVLSFIEEAMNSIWRVASGRSLLRKIADYLTLLILLPISINVAFAASALLQSPAMIAKIDILLPFAWLQALLLKAIPVVIITLTFYIMYIFFPNTKVKTLPALVGATLAAVLWTAVQDIYISLQIGVANYNAIYGSFASLPLFLVWIYLGWLFILGGAQVAFACQHMTTYRFLPLAVVPSLKLGAAFDIMDRIVSAFTDARAIHSDKLASCLPDYDQAVISEVLAKLRQAGLVHVSQSDGRLLPASQVEGDLYRAIVVTIFGTNTTDTEGGAKSLQVMEAATKAIASSRADG comes from the coding sequence ATGAAGACACCCCCTCCGACACCGCCTTCCTGCCATTCACGGCTTCAAGCATGGGCCGATCGCAGCCATTCCACCTCCTTTTCCGGAAGTGGCCTGTGGCGTGTGGTTGTGCGTCTTTTGCTCATCACCGCCACGGAATTTGACAAAAATGCCCTGTCAATGCGCTCGGCGGCCCTGACTTACACCGTGCTCCTGTCGCTTGTACCCATCCTGGCAATGAGCACCGCTGTTGTAAAAGGCCTCGGCGGCGGCGATCAGCTGCGAAAAGCGGCACATAGTTATATCGACACCCTGGTGGAAAGGGGAGGGAAATCCCCCGGCCAGACCCAAAATAGCCCATTACTCACTAAAACCGAGGTCCCAGAACATCCGATAAGCCTCACCAGCCACCTGCGATCAGCAGTTGATCAACTCTTTGATTATGTGGATAGAACCAATTTCGCCACCCTTGGCACTCTTGGTGTTGTTGGTATCCTCCTCAGTGTCATCCTGGTTCTCAGTTTCATTGAAGAGGCCATGAACAGCATCTGGCGGGTGGCAAGCGGCAGGTCGCTGCTCCGTAAGATTGCCGACTACCTGACCCTTCTCATTCTTTTGCCGATTTCCATCAACGTCGCCTTCGCCGCCAGTGCCTTATTGCAAAGCCCGGCAATGATCGCCAAAATCGATATTCTTCTGCCCTTTGCCTGGCTGCAGGCCCTTCTGCTGAAAGCGATACCTGTGGTAATCATTACCCTGACCTTCTACATCATGTATATATTTTTCCCAAACACCAAGGTCAAAACCCTGCCTGCCCTGGTCGGAGCAACCTTGGCGGCTGTGCTGTGGACGGCGGTGCAGGATATCTATATCTCTCTGCAGATCGGGGTGGCCAACTACAATGCCATCTACGGGTCGTTTGCCAGCTTGCCGCTCTTTTTGGTATGGATCTACTTGGGATGGCTGTTCATCTTGGGCGGTGCGCAGGTGGCCTTTGCCTGTCAGCATATGACGACCTACAGATTCTTGCCGCTCGCTGTCGTCCCCTCCTTGAAACTTGGAGCGGCCTTTGACATCATGGACCGTATTGTCTCGGCCTTTACCGACGCCAGGGCGATACATTCGGATAAGCTGGCATCCTGCCTACCTGACTACGACCAGGCGGTTATCTCCGAGGTCTTGGCCAAGCTTCGCCAGGCCGGTTTGGTTCATGTCTCGCAATCCGATGGCCGGCTGCTCCCCGCTTCACAGGTGGAGGGTGACCTCTACCGGGCAATCGTGGTCACTATTTTCGGTACAAATACTACCGATACCGAGGGTGGGGCGAAAAGCCTGCAGGTCATGGAGGCGGCGACCAAGGCGATTGCCTCTTCGCGAGCAGACGGATGA
- a CDS encoding DUF1566 domain-containing protein, protein MQTIAQQQTQQWNPERKKGAGKAAKVQLLYRPEIVARDGRYVAFANGVVCDCFSGLEWLPGPDKDMSWVEGCRWVKGLSTGGGGWRLPTLSELRGLYKMNKKKDNLSPLFGISMTDVWSSEIQDDASAWGFNFLPGNQFWTCKTLSRRFRVLAVRQRNYHAFEKGSPSMSD, encoded by the coding sequence ATGCAAACCATTGCACAACAGCAAACGCAGCAGTGGAATCCCGAAAGAAAAAAAGGCGCCGGCAAAGCTGCTAAAGTCCAGTTGCTGTATCGCCCCGAGATAGTCGCCCGTGACGGCAGATACGTCGCCTTCGCCAACGGGGTGGTCTGCGATTGTTTCAGCGGCTTGGAATGGCTTCCGGGACCGGACAAAGACATGAGCTGGGTGGAAGGCTGTCGTTGGGTCAAGGGCCTGTCAACAGGCGGGGGCGGCTGGCGGTTGCCAACCCTCAGTGAACTGCGGGGCCTCTATAAAATGAATAAAAAGAAGGACAACCTCTCTCCTCTTTTTGGCATTAGCATGACCGATGTCTGGAGCAGTGAAATCCAGGATGATGCATCTGCCTGGGGATTCAATTTTCTTCCCGGCAACCAGTTTTGGACCTGCAAGACCCTGTCCAGGCGGTTCAGGGTCCTCGCCGTCCGGCAGAGAAATTATCACGCCTTTGAGAAGGGCTCCCCTTCGATGTCCGATTGA
- a CDS encoding HDOD domain-containing protein has translation MQKTISFIEKFSEVHPLPHIVTTISRLIADNESTMKDFEEVIKMDPVLVTRLLRLVNSPFYGLTQTVDSIGRAVAFLGMKNLHNLIVADALKTLFVTKEIKSSPFSKKLLWLHSAAVSICSKMVAERIFGINGDDAFLCGILHDFGLIVEEQVDRQAFHHICASCTSAADLIGMEQQAFGTDHCQIGYCMTLDWNMPITIQEAIRDHHTISATLTPSNLTGIIQISEYIAGQLNHTTLPDMPPQISPLLMKHLEDNSDEYNVLIEDLPEEMAKAQAIYG, from the coding sequence ATGCAGAAAACAATTAGTTTTATTGAAAAATTTTCCGAAGTTCACCCCCTCCCCCATATAGTCACGACAATTTCCCGACTGATCGCCGACAATGAGTCGACCATGAAGGATTTTGAAGAAGTCATCAAGATGGACCCCGTTTTGGTGACGCGTCTGCTCCGTCTGGTCAACAGCCCCTTCTACGGTCTAACCCAAACCGTTGATTCCATTGGCAGGGCTGTTGCCTTTCTCGGGATGAAGAATTTGCACAACCTTATTGTCGCCGACGCCCTGAAAACCCTCTTCGTCACCAAAGAGATCAAGTCCTCGCCTTTTTCCAAGAAACTTCTTTGGCTGCACAGTGCAGCGGTCTCCATCTGCAGCAAGATGGTGGCTGAACGAATCTTTGGCATCAACGGCGATGATGCCTTTCTCTGCGGCATTCTCCACGATTTTGGACTGATCGTGGAGGAACAAGTTGATCGCCAGGCATTTCATCATATCTGTGCCTCCTGCACGTCTGCCGCCGACCTCATCGGCATGGAACAGCAGGCCTTTGGCACCGATCACTGTCAGATCGGCTATTGCATGACCCTGGACTGGAACATGCCAATCACCATCCAGGAGGCCATCCGCGATCATCATACCATCTCCGCCACCTTGACGCCTTCGAACCTCACCGGAATCATCCAGATATCCGAATACATCGCCGGTCAGCTGAACCATACTACCCTGCCGGATATGCCACCTCAGATATCCCCCCTCTTAATGAAACACCTGGAAGATAACAGCGATGAATACAACGTGCTCATTGAAGACCTTCCTGAAGAAATGGCGAAGGCTCAGGCGATTTACGGCTGA
- the maoP gene encoding DUF413 domain-containing protein — protein sequence MILPRFLLVLPLLLAMCGCSYLESTLKQTHLSMLRKQAPTQRLYKHMLETDNFFVFGKVENGKALNEEATAVIAVSDLYQKSEMVDISHFSRINSYYGLTLPAGNYQLLVVSDLNRDGYFDATEVVGGKTVTLNLDQIPAKVLGDFNIDLDTPFVFRSTITFRTEVRQPEALAESLFFPKGSIRNLDDEIFSRRMASLGMYEPAAFLEEAPMMFYAMEEDQGYKVPVVFVHGIDGSARDFADIVANLDRSRYRPWFFHYPSGNDLSQLSEMFYNIFLSGNTVNLGTVMPMVIVAHSMGGLVVRDALSRRSGKEKETKVTRLITIASPLGGHPAAAMASQAPVVIPSWRDVDPNSQFMRHLRRQKLPDGLEFHLLYAYGNENTVKLGENSDGVVPLSSQLSPHAQNESTAQFGFNDTHTGILNNADAIKRIVAIIETVRPPYPDDHINELIKGGYKIPLGDDYSPLGKYCIHNIGHWLEALAAGRIQPIDPIHSHFVRVIQGVEGPDTPVEKDWMRFIKEYPQRDGL from the coding sequence ATGATACTACCCAGATTTCTTCTTGTCTTGCCCCTATTACTCGCGATGTGCGGCTGCTCGTACCTCGAAAGCACCCTCAAGCAGACCCACCTTTCCATGCTCCGCAAGCAGGCCCCTACTCAGCGACTCTACAAGCATATGCTTGAAACCGACAATTTCTTTGTATTCGGCAAGGTTGAAAACGGCAAGGCCCTCAACGAAGAAGCAACGGCGGTTATTGCCGTCTCCGATCTTTATCAAAAAAGCGAAATGGTCGATATCAGCCATTTTTCCCGAATAAACTCCTATTACGGCCTGACCCTGCCGGCAGGAAACTACCAGCTCCTGGTGGTAAGCGACCTCAACCGCGATGGCTACTTCGATGCAACCGAGGTTGTCGGCGGCAAAACCGTGACACTGAACCTGGACCAGATTCCAGCGAAGGTACTCGGCGATTTCAATATTGATCTCGATACCCCGTTTGTCTTTCGATCCACCATCACCTTTCGTACCGAGGTGCGGCAACCCGAGGCCTTGGCCGAATCGCTGTTCTTTCCCAAGGGCTCAATCAGAAACCTCGACGACGAAATCTTTTCGAGGCGGATGGCAAGCCTCGGCATGTATGAACCGGCGGCCTTCCTTGAAGAAGCACCGATGATGTTCTATGCGATGGAGGAGGATCAGGGATACAAAGTACCGGTGGTCTTTGTCCATGGCATCGACGGCAGTGCCCGTGATTTCGCGGATATTGTGGCAAATCTTGACCGCAGCCGCTATCGTCCGTGGTTCTTTCACTATCCTTCCGGCAACGATTTGAGTCAGTTGAGCGAGATGTTTTACAATATCTTTCTTTCCGGAAACACCGTGAACCTCGGCACCGTTATGCCTATGGTGATTGTCGCACACAGCATGGGTGGCCTGGTCGTGCGCGATGCCTTGAGCCGTCGGTCCGGCAAGGAAAAAGAGACCAAAGTCACCCGCCTCATCACCATCGCCAGCCCGCTTGGCGGGCACCCGGCCGCTGCCATGGCCTCCCAGGCGCCGGTTGTCATTCCTTCCTGGCGGGATGTCGATCCCAACAGCCAGTTCATGCGCCATTTGCGTCGCCAAAAACTTCCCGATGGACTCGAATTCCACCTGCTTTATGCCTATGGTAACGAAAATACCGTTAAGCTCGGTGAAAACAGCGACGGGGTGGTACCGCTGTCAAGTCAGCTGAGCCCCCATGCGCAAAACGAATCGACAGCGCAGTTCGGTTTCAACGATACCCATACCGGCATTCTGAATAATGCCGATGCAATTAAACGGATCGTTGCCATCATTGAAACTGTCCGGCCGCCGTATCCAGACGACCATATCAATGAACTGATCAAAGGAGGCTACAAGATACCCCTTGGCGACGACTATTCTCCACTGGGCAAGTACTGCATTCACAACATTGGCCATTGGCTGGAGGCCTTGGCGGCAGGCAGGATACAACCGATCGATCCTATCCATAGCCATTTCGTCCGGGTCATCCAAGGGGTGGAGGGCCCTGACACTCCGGTTGAAAAGGATTGGATGCGCTTTATCAAGGAGTATCCGCAACGTGACGGTCTTTAA